The window TGGCAAATCATCAGCGAGATCGCCACCCGGATGGGCTACCCGATGCACTACAACAACACCCAGGAGATCTGGGACGAGTTGCGTCATCTGTGCCCGGATTTCTACGGCGCCACTTACGAGAAGATGGGCGAACTGGGTTATATCCAGTGGCCGTGCCGCGATACCTCAGACGCCGATCAGGGCACCTCTTATCTCTTTAAAGAGAAATTTGATACCCCGAACGGCCTCGCGCAGTTCTTCACCTGCGACTGGGTCGCGCCGATCGACAAGCTGACCGAAGAGTACCCGCTGGTGCTGTCGACGGTGCGCGAAGTCGGCCACTACTCCTGCCGCTCGATGACCGGTAACTGCGCGGCGCTGGCGGCGCTGGCGGACGAGCCGGGCTATGCGCAGATCAACACCGCCGACGCCGCGCGTCTGGGGATTGAAGACGAAGCGCTGGTCTGGGTTCACTCGCGCAAAGGCAAGATCATTACCCGCGCGCAGGTCAGCGATCGCCCGAACAAAGGGGCGATTTACATGACCTACCAGTGGTGGATTGGCGCCTGTAACGAGCTGGTAACCGAGAACCTGAGCCCGATTACCAAAACGCCGGAGTATAAGTATTGCGCCGTGCGCGTCGAGCCGATCGCCGATCAGCGAGCCGCCGAGCAGTATGTGATTGACGAGTATAACAAGTTGAAAACCCGTCTGCGCGAAAGCGCAATGGGGTGATGCTTATCAGGCCCACCTGGTAGGTCTGATAAGCGTAGCGCCATCAGGCTGCTGTATGCAAAATGCCTGATGGCGATGCTGACGCATCTTATCAGGCCTTGTATTATCCCTTCAGTGCAGGGAGAACCGGCCAGTTCTCTCTGCCATGCGGTCCGCATGCCGTATCAGGCCTCAGGCTAATAACCTGTGACGTAGATTTATGCAGCGGACCGCCGTTCTCCACAAGTGACAAACCGGACAGTATCATGGACCGGTTTTCCCGGTAATCCGCATTCACAAGGCTGGTCTCACTATGGAACAGGAACTTCATTTTATCGGTATCGATGTCTCTAAAGCTAAGCTGGATGTCGATGTGTTGCGGCCTGATGGCCGTCACCGCAGCAAAAAATTTGCCAACACCCCGAAGGGCCACGACGAACTTCTCCGCTGGCTCAGCGGTCATCGCGTGGCACCGGCACATATCTGCATGGAAGCCACCAGTACGTATATGGAAGACGTTGCCGCTCATCTCAGTGATGCCGGTTACACCGTCTCCGTCATCAACCCCGCCCTGGGTAAAGCCTTTGCACAGAGTGAAGGTCTGCGCAGCAAAACCGATGCAGTGGATGCCCGTATGCTGGCAGAGTTCTGTCGTCAGAAGCGCCCTCCGGCGTGGGAAGCCCCGCATCCGGTTGAACGGGCCCTGCGGGCTCTGGTGCTGCGCCATCAGTCGCTGACGGACATGCACACGCAGGAGCTGAACCGCCTGGAGACAGCGCGTGAGGTGCAGCGTCCGAGTATAGACGCCCATCTGCTGTGGCTTCATGCCGAACTTAAGCGCATCGAAAAGCAGATAAAGGACCTGACGGATGATGACCCGGATATGAAGCACCGCAGGAAGCTGCTGGAAAGTATCCCGGGCATCGGGGAGAAAACGTCCGCGGTATTACTGGCTTATACCGGTCTGAAGGAGCGCTTCACCCATGCCAGGCAGTTCGCCGCTTTTGCGGGTCTGACGCCGCGGCGGTATGAATCAGGCAGCAGTGTGAACAGGGCCAGCCGGATGAGTAAAGCCGGACATGCGTCGCTTCGCAGGGCGCTGTATATGCCTGCGATGGTGGCGGTAAGTAAAACGGAATGGGGAAGAGCGTTCCGTGACCGTCTGGCAGGGAACGGTAAAAAAGGGAAAGTGATAATCGGTGCGATGATGCGCAAGCTGGCGCAGGTGGCGTACGGTGTTCTGAAGTCAGGCGTGCCGTTCGATGCGTCCCGGCATAATCCGGTAGCAGCGTAAAATATGGTGGAAGGGATGAAAAAACAGCGCCTGACGGCGCTGTGACTGGTATGCCTGCAATCCGGTAAGGCGGAAAATAAAAAAGCTTGCAGGCGATAACAGTATCTACAGAGTGGGTTCGTGCAGGCCTGGCCGCTGTCCGGCAAGGTCATACTCGTCCGCAGCCTCCTTCGCGGAGGCTGTTTTTTTATCCATACAATCTCTTTATACTGTTTCTTCCCTACCTACCCAACTATACAAAATGAAACGACTTATAGCGTTAACGCTATTTATTACCGCCTTTACCCATGCCGCCGATCCTGAGCCGGGGAGCCAGTACTTGCAGGCCGCAGAGGCAGGCGACAAACGCGCGCAGTATTTCCTCGCCGAAAGCTGGTTCAGCTTCGGCGATTTGAGCAAAGCCGAATACTGGGCGCAGAAATCGGCCAGTAACGGCGATGCGGACGCCTGCGCGCTGCTGGCGCAGATCAAAATCACCAATCCGGTCAGCCTGGATTACCCCGAAGCAAAAACGCTGGCGGAAAAAGCCGCGCAGGCGGGCAGTAAAGCGGGCGAAATCACGCTGGCGCGGATCCTGGTGAACACTCAGGCCGGTAAGCCGGACTATCCGCGGGCCATTTCCCTGCTGCAAAACGCGTCGCAAAACCTGGAGAGCGACGTGGCGGTTGATGCGCAAATGCTGCTTGGGCTGATTTACGCCAACGGCGTCGGCATTCCGGGAGACGACGATAAGGCGACCTGGTACTTCAAACGCAGCTCCGCGATATCCCGTACCGGCTATTCCGAATACTGGGCGGGAATGATGTTCCTCAACGGCGAGGAGGGCTTTATTGAGAAGAACAAACAGAAGGCGCTGCACTGGCTGAATCTGAGCTGTACCGAAGGATTCGATACCGGCTGCGAAGAGTTTGAGAAGCTAACCAACGGGTAAACGCTGAGCGCCTGATAGCGACGCTCACGCGTCTTATCAGGCCTACAAAGCGAATGCAGGCCTGATAAGCGTAGCGCCATCAGGCACTCAACGCGTCAACCATCACTGGGCGGTTTTGTCGAATTTGCCCAGCACTTCACGCTCGTAGGCCAGCGCTTTCTTGCGGTCGAACTTGTGTTCCCACTTGGCGATAACCAGCACCGCCAGCGCATTCCCCACCACGTTCAGCGCAGTACGCGCCATGTCGAGAATACGGTCGACGCCAGCGATAAACGCCAGACCTTCCAGCGGAATACCAACGCTTCCCAGCGTCGCCAGCAGCACCACAAACGAAACGCCCGGCACGCCGGCAATCCCCTTCGAGGTCACCATCAGCGTCAGCACCAGCACGATCTCCTGCCACAGCGACAGGTCGATGCCGTACAGTTGGGCGATAAAGATCGCCGCAATGCTCTGGTACAGCGTCGAACCGTCAAGGTTGAACGAATAACCAGTCGGCACCACGAAGCTGGTAATCGACGCTGGCGCGCCGTAGGCTTCCATTTTCTCAATGATACGCGGCAGCACGCTCTCGGAGCTGGCGGTAGAGTATGCCAGAATCAGCTCGTCTTTCAGGATGCGGATCAGGATCCAGACGCTTAAGCCGCACAGCCGGGCGACAATCCCCAGCACCACCAGCGCAAAGAACAGGATCGCGAAGTGAACCAGCAGCACCAGCTTCGCCAGCGGCCACAGCGAGGCAAAGCCAAAGTTGGCGACGGTCACGGCAATCAGCGCAAATACCCCGATCGGCGCATAGCGCATCACCATGTGGGTCACTTTAAACATGGTTTCAGAGATTGAACGGAACACCGTTACCAGCGGCTCACGATGGGTAGCCGGCAGCGAGGACAGCCCCAGCCCGAACAGCACCGAGAAGAAGATGATCGGCAGCATATCGCCTTTCGCCATCGACGCCACGATGTTGGTCGGCACCAACGACAGAATCGTCCCCATCAGGCCATGCGCGTGGCTCTGCACCTCTGCCGTCGTGCTCTGGTACTTCGAAATATCCACCGTCGCCAGCTGCGACATATCGATACCGGCGCCAGGCTGAAACACATTCGCCAGCGTAATGCCCAGAATGATGGCAATGGTGGTGATCACTTCAAAATAAATAATGGTTTTGGCGCCGATACGCCCCAGCTGTTTCGCATCGCCCACGCCGGCAATACCGACAATCAGCGTAGAGATAACAATCGGCACGACGATCATTTTAATCAGATGGATAAAGATATCGCCTGCGGGCGACAGCAGGTTAGCTATCAGCCATTCACGGCTGTCACTGTGATAGTGGAGGTAACTCCCCAATAAAATGCCCAATATCATGGCAATCAGAATCTGCCAGGCCAGGCTGAACTTAAAACTTTTCATAACAGCGGACTTCCTCAATGGAGCGCCAGACCCCTCGTACAGGCGGGAATGGATACATACTGAAAGGGTATGATTTGTGTTGCGTTGGTTAATAGAGTTTTTTAACGCGCATAATCAGTACCATTTGCGGGGTATTCAGTGCAACCCTTTCAGAACGGCGCATTTAGCTGAAATAATGCATAATAACGCGAGTTTATGGTGATAATCATGAATAACTATTTGTTATGGAAAGATTTTCACAGATATATTTTTGAATTATAACTTTCTGGAATTATTTTGTTCTGACGGTTCATTTGCGCATTTTTTATACAGCGCGTTCGCTACATTCGATAAGTAAACCAAATCATTCCGACCGGTTTTGCAGAAGTTTCGCCATGTTGATTGAGTCGATCAGCTGCCTACGATTTACCCGCGGCGAATTCAAATCAAGGACTTTTTGCCACAGTAACATCGCCTGCCGGTAATCGGCCTGCATAAACGCATCCGACGCCAGCAGCATCAGCGCGGTCACCTCGCTGGCATCCAGCGCCAGCGCTTTATCAATCATCTCGCGGGCTGGCGGCGTCATATGCTGTCCGGCCTGATAGTAAAGCACCGTCGCCAGCGCCGAGTAAAGTTCGGCATTCTCACCGCGGATGCGCAGCGCCTGACGATAGGCCAGCAGCGCGTCGGCGTAATCGTTGCGCCAGAGATAATACTCGCCGAGCAGCGCCCATTTTTCGCTATCCTGCGGATTGGCGCGGATCTGCTTTTGCAGGGCGAGCAGTTGCGCCTGCGGCGTTTGCGGTTCGCTAAACTCCCGTAGCGGGTCCGCCAGACGCCGCTGTTCGTCGCGCGCCGCCTGCCATTTCGGCGTCAGCAGATACCCGCCGAAACAGGCGATCGCCATCAGCAGCGCGGCAGCCGCCAGTCGCTTTACCGGCAGCGGGCGCAGCGGTTCAGGCTGAGTCATCGTTCGCCCTCCCCTTTTTTTGACCTCGTGCGACGCGCCAGATCACGACGGCTATCAGCAGCAGCAGCAGACACGGCAGCGCCCACAGCGGCAGCGTTTGTTCGTTCAGCGGCGGGTTGTAACGCACAAAGTCGCCATAGCGTTGCGTCATCCAGGCGGTGATTTCCGCCTCATCCTTGCCTTCCGCCACCATCGTGTAGACCTGATGGCGCATACTGACCGCCACCGGCGCATTGGATTCCAGTAGGTTTTGGTTCTGGCACTGCGGGCAGCGCAGCTGGCTGGCAATCGCGAGCGCTTTCTCCTGCTGCTGCGGGCTGGCGAACGTCCAGGTATCGACCACCTGGGCGCGGGCGGTGAACGAAATAAATAAAAGGGTAAACAAGAGGATCATCATACCGGATGGCGGCCTACACGTTTCTCTCTCTGTAGGCTGGATAAGCGCAGCGCCATCCGGCAAAAATTCAGGCACATTAAGCATCCTCTCTCCTCCCGCGCCAGCCGCTTAACAACGCCCCGACGATCATCAACAAGCCGCCGCCCCAGATCCAGCGCACGCCGCTCTGCACGTACAGCCGCATGGCGTAACGCTCCGGCCCGGTTTTCTCGCCCATCACCGCATACCAGTCGTGTACAAGGTTCCAGCGAATGCCCGGCTCCATCATCTGCTGGCGACGCGCCGGGTAAAACCGCCGTTCCGGCGTCAGGCTGCCGATGCGTTTATCCCCCTGCCACAGCGAGATTTGCGCTTTCTCGGTGGTGTAATTGCCTTTCGCCTCAAGCATAAGACGATCAAAACGGAAGGTGTATCCGGCCAGTTCCACCTGCTGTCCCGGACTCAGATTGAGGCTGATCTCCTGGCGACTGACGCCGGAAAGAACAATTCCCGCTGCCGCAATCAGCACCCCCACATGGGCGATCAGCGCCGGAAGCTGGCGACGCAAAGATTTCCGGCCTTTTATCGTCGCCAGCACGATAACCCCCAGCATCAGCAGGCCGAACGGCAGCGTGGCGCGGTTGAAATAGGGCGCGCCCACCGACAGCCGTCCCCACCCCAGCAGGCCGTAAATCATCGGGTAGAGCGTGCCGATCAGCACAATCAACAGCACCGCGCTAAACAGCAGCAGCGCCGACAGAATCAGCATTTCGCGCGACCAGACGGCGAAGCGCACCGCCTGTTCACCGGCGCGGGCGCGCCAGGCGTACAGTCCGAGCGCGGCCAGGCTCAGTAGGGTAAACAGCGCAAACAGCGGAACGGCACGCACGTTATCCAGCGCAAAGGCGTGAACGGAAATCAGGATGCCGGAACGGACGATCAGCGTCCCCAGCAGCGACAGAATCAGGGTGGCAATCGCCAGCAGCAGCGACCAGTGCCTGAAGATCCCCTTCCGGCGGGAAAGATACAGGCTGTGCAGCAGCGCGCTGGCGGACAGCCAGGGTAGTAACGAGGCGTTTTCCACCGGGTCCCAGAACCACCAACCGCCCCAGCCCAGCTCGCAGTAGGCCCACCAGGAACCGAGAATAATGCCGAGCGTCAGCGCGCACCAGCCAGGCAGCGCCCAGCGCCAGCACAGCCAGGCTGCCCCGGGAGTAAACCCGCCGCTCAGCAGCGCGGCCAGCGCCACGCCCGCCGCGACCATCAGCCCGCCGTAGCCGAGATAGAGCAGCGGCGGGTGCAGAATCAGCCCCAGATGTTGCAGCATCGGGTTAAGGTCCCGCCCCTCAATAGCGGGCGGGAAAATGCGGGCGAACGGATCGGACCACAGCATCACAAACAGCAGCAGCAGCGCGGTAATGAACGAGAGAACGCAGAGGGTCAGCGGAAACAGCGCGTCAGCTTCGCGGCGTGAGCGCCAGGCGAACAGCGCGCTCCAGGCGGAAAGAAACAGCACCCACAGCAGCAGCGAACCTTCATGGCCGCCCCACGTCGCCGCCAGCTTAAGTCCCGACGACAGCAGGCTGTGGCTGTGCTGCGCCACGTAAATCACCGAAAAGTCGCTGGTCAGAAAGGCGTAAACCAGCAGAGAAAAGGCGAGCAGCAGCAGGGCAAACTGCGTCCAGACGCCGAGTGCTGCCAGCCGCATCACCCCCTGCCAGCGCCGCCGTATTCCCGTCAGCACGGCAAGCGGGGTCAACAGGTTGACCCCGAAGCTTAATAACAGCGCCAGAAAACCGGCTTCAGGAAGGAAGACGCCTGGATTATGCAACCGTCAGCTGTCCTGCATAAAGAATAAAAAAGCGCAGCAGCAGGACGCCAGTCAGACTGGCGCCGCAAACCGCCAGCACGCCGTAATACGTCGGGCTGCGACTGGCCCAGCGCTTCAGCAGCATCGGCACGATTAACCCCAGTCCCGCCACGCCGAGCCAGAACCACCAGCTCCAGAATCCGCCGCCCAGCGCCGCGGAAAGCGCGCGCATTTTTCCGTCATCGCCCAGCGCCAGGCCGACGAAGAACGCCGCCAGCAGGAAGATCTCCAGCCACACCACCGGCGTTTCCATACGGTGAACAAAGTGCGCTTCGGTACTGTGTGGGTTGCTGCGCAGACGTAACGCCATCGCCATCAGCGCCACCGCCGCGCCGGAAGAGATCCCGGAAAAGAGGAACAGCGCAGGCAGGATCGGGTTATTAAGGAACGGATAGGACTTCAGCGCCGACAGCAGAAAACCGGTATACGCGCCAAGCAGTACCGCCAGCACCAGCATCAGCGTTTCAAGCAGACGATGGAACGGGGTAATCAGCACCAGCGCTTTCGGCAGCAGCGTCAGCCGCGGCAGCCAGCGCTGTTGCAGGGCGATCAGCTCTTTTTCAAAGATTTTCGCCAGCCACAGCACCAGCACCACCATGTAAAGCTGAAACAGCATCACCCCCATCGACATCACCGAGGTAAAGCTGTAATGAAACATCAGCTTCCAGAAGGTCCACGGGCGCGTCAGGTGGAAAACCAGAATCAGTAGGCCGAGAATAATCGCTCCCGGCCCGAGCACCAGCGTGGTGCGCAGCAGGGTACTCTCTGAACCGCCCGCCTCCGGGTGAAAACGGCGTAAGAGGATCGCCAGCGTCACCAGCCCGGCGGAGATGCCGATCAGAAACAGATAGATGGCGATGGGCCAGTCCCACACCAGCGATTCAAAGTGGAAAGCAGATGCGTTTGTCATTGGCTCACCTCCCCATATTTAAAGGGAACGCGGTAGACCTTCGGCCTGGTGCCCAGCGCCAGCTTGTAGCGGTAAGTGGTTTTCTGTTGCAGCAGCCGACAAATGTCGCTGTTAGGATCGTCGAGATTGCCAAAGGTCAGCGCCTTCGTCGGACAGGCTTCAACGCAGGCCGGCAGCTTGCCCGCTTTCAGGTTGGTCTTGCGGCAGAAATCGCACTTGTCCGCCGTTTTCGTCACCGGGTGAATAAAGCGCACGCGGTACGGGCAGGCGGCGATGCAGTACTGGCAGCCGACGCAGAGATCCGGGTTCACATCGACAATGCCGTTGGCGGCGTCGCGATATGACGCGCCGGTCGGACAGACGTCAACGCACGGCGCACGATCGCAGTGCTGGCACGAATGGCGGAAAAAGCGATACTTCACGTCCGGAAAGCTCCCCTGCGGCTCGCTGCGAATAATCGTCAGCCGCGAGACGCCTTCCGGCACCTGGTTCACCTCCCGACAAGCGTCCATGCAGGCGGTACAGCCAATGCACAGCGATTCGTCATGCACCATGCCATAGCGCACGCCATTGATGTTCAACGTTTTCGCCACCACGCGTCCTGCCGTACCGCTGACCGCCGCCAGCGCGCCGACGCGGGTGATAAACTGGCGACGGGTGCAACTCATGGATGCTCCTTAAGCAAGGGAACCGACGCCGGATTAAAGTCCGGATTGTTGCGCTGATCGCTGTGGCAATCGACGCAGATTTTAATCCGTCCTTTATCGCTTAACGTCTGCATCGTGTCTTGCTTCGGATGCAGCGAGTGACAGCTGGCGCAGGCCACTTTGGTGACGTGAACATCATGCGGCCAGAACGCTTTTTGCAACTGCTCAGGCAGGTGACAGGACATACAGACGCTGTTCTGCTGCTCAACGTTGTACATCGGCTCGTTAAAGCGCATCACGTCCTTCACCCCTTCACGGTGCTGCGGCGACGGCTGGCCGTGGCAGTTGGTGCAGGTGACCGGCAGTTTGTTGTTCGGATTAGTGGCGGACGCATGTTTACCGTGCATCCCTTCGCTATCCGGTTTGTGACAGTCCAGACACGCGGCGTCCGGGCTACGCTGTGGAGTCACCTCCCAGCGTTCAGACTCCTGCGGCGTTGGCGTGGCGGTTGCCCCGCTCAGGCTCCATAACAGACCTGACGCCAGCACCCCAGCAGTTAATAACGAACGTAATACGCTCATATTCACTCCGTTGCATAATGCCTGATGGCGCTACGCTTATCAGGCCTACAAGACTTCCGTAGGCCGGATAAAGCGCTTGCGCTGTCATCCGGCAAATTTGTCACATGTGAGGTTATTGGCTTAACAGACCGTTTTTACGCGCCTGATCTTCCCACTGCGGAATCACCGTTTTGATGAACTCCTGTTTCTCGGCGTTAATCTGCTGCATGTTCAGACCAATTGCCGCCTGGGCTTTCTCTTTGGTGGAGATATCCGGCAGAGCGATTTCATGAGTGATGCCTTTGGTCGCCAGCAGACGCGCCAGTTTGGTGCGGGCGTCGGCGGCTTTATCCATCGCGCCGCCCAGCATCCGCAGCCCCTCTTCCGGAGCATGCATATGAATGCCGTGAGAGGCGATAGCCAGATCCCAGCGCCACTGGGCGTGGCGAATATCCTGCAGAATCGGCTTCATTTCCGCTTCTGTCGCGCCGGCATCCCAGGCCGCTTTCGCTTCAAAGTGGGCGTGGACCAGCTGATCTTCCACCTTGATTTTCATCTCGCCGATCGCTTTCTTACGTTCGGCCACCACGTTTTGCAGCGCGGCTTTGTCCTGGGTGTGACAGTTGGCGCAGGTCTGGGCGAAGCTGTCGAACGGGTTGCCAATCTTATGGTCGGTGTAGAGTTTACCCGCGGCGTTCTGCACCTTCGGCATATGGCAGTCGATACAGGTGACGTTATTTTTGCCGTGGATACCCGCGCTCCAGGTTTCATATTCCGGGTGCTGCGCTTTCAGCATCGGCGTTTTTGACAGCGAGTTGGTCCAGTCGGAGAAGGCGATGGCATCGTAATATTTCTCCAGATTCTCGACCTTCATCCCGTCGTCCCACGGGAACTTCACGGCTTTGTTCTTACCCTCGAAGTAGTATTCCACGTGGCACTGGCCGCAGACCATCGACTGCTGATCGAAACGGCTGGCCTTATCGAACGGTTTGCCGATAGCCTCCATTGCGCGCGCGGCATAAGGGCGCGACAGGTTCAGCTCCGGCTTGCCTTTGGCGAAATCGGCGGAGGCGGTGTTGTGGCAGTCGGCGCAGCCCAGGTTATTGACGATTTCCGGTCCCCCGCGCGCCCATTTACCGTGGAAGTAGCCATCTTCGCCCTCTTTCTGGATCAGACGCGCCACGTCCGGGCTTTTACAGCTCCAGCAGGCCATCGGCAGCGGGCCATCTTCGGCGTTTTTCGGCGCGCCGGTACGCAGAGTTTCCCGCACGTCGGTCACCGCATAAGCGTGCCCACGCGGTTTGTTGTAGTCGCGAGAGAAGGGATATCCCGCCCACAGGATCACCAGCCGCGGATCTTCCGCCAGCGCGTCTTCCCGCGTCGACTGTTCCGAAGTAGCTTTCCAGGAGAGATATTGATCGGGGTGTTGAGGCGCGAACAGCTCATTTTTCGCTTCAACGGTAACGGTTTTTGCGGGGGCGGCAGTTTGCTCAGCGTAAACAGCAGAAATGAAAAACAGCGGTACTATCAGGCTGAAAAAACGGCGTGCACGTTGTGTAATCCTTGCCATAGAGGTCTCATCCAGATTGCGCCATTGCTCACAATGGCGGTTCTTTTTATTCTTTCCATGACGATAACCGCACATAACCGTCATGACATTGCTCTGATCCAGATGTAACAAAAAACCACAAAGAAAATGTTGTCTTTAATCAATTGTAAGTGTATGTAAAATACCACTTTAGAGTTATTCACTCCGTTTTAGCATTTCACCGCCCCTGTTTTCCTCTGCCCGGCCACCTGCAAAAAAATTAACATAACCTGCTGTTACAGAAAGGGTTACGCAACTTTTTTTGGCCTTCTTCAAAAAACGTATTGCCGCTTATTTGCACAGTTCCCCTATTGCGTGATCTGCCGCGCAAATACTAAACAAAACTGTAAATGCCCCTACATTTAACGTTTGTGAGACATATTATTAACATCTTACAAGGAGAACAAAAGCCATGAGCCAAATACATAAACACGCTATTCCCGCCAGTATTGCGGACCGTTGCCTGATTAACCCGCAGCAGTATGAGGCGCAATATCAACAATCAATTAACGATCCTGATACCTTCTGGGGCGAACAGGGAAAAATTCTCGACTGGATAAAACCGTACACTCGCGTCAAGAACACCTCCTTTGCGCCGGGCAATGTGTCCATTAAATGGTACGAAGACGGCACGCTAAACCTAGCGGCAAACTGCCTTGACCGCCACCTCGCGGAAAACGGCGATCGCACCGCCATCATCTGGGAAGGCGACGACGCTTCGCAGAGCAAACACATCAGCTACCGCCAGTTGCACCGCGACGTCTGCCGCTTTGCCAACGCCCTGCAAGACTTAGGCATTAAAAAAGGCGACGTGGTGGCGATTTATATGCCGATGGTGCCGGAAGCGGCCGTTGCCATGCTGGCCTGCGCGCGCATCGGTGCGGTGCATTCGGTGATCTTCGGCGGCTTCTCGCCGGAAGCGG is drawn from Citrobacter rodentium NBRC 105723 = DSM 16636 and contains these coding sequences:
- a CDS encoding IS110-like element ISCro4 family transposase; protein product: MEQELHFIGIDVSKAKLDVDVLRPDGRHRSKKFANTPKGHDELLRWLSGHRVAPAHICMEATSTYMEDVAAHLSDAGYTVSVINPALGKAFAQSEGLRSKTDAVDARMLAEFCRQKRPPAWEAPHPVERALRALVLRHQSLTDMHTQELNRLETAREVQRPSIDAHLLWLHAELKRIEKQIKDLTDDDPDMKHRRKLLESIPGIGEKTSAVLLAYTGLKERFTHARQFAAFAGLTPRRYESGSSVNRASRMSKAGHASLRRALYMPAMVAVSKTEWGRAFRDRLAGNGKKGKVIIGAMMRKLAQVAYGVLKSGVPFDASRHNPVAA
- the yjcO gene encoding Sel1 family TPR-like repeat protein YjcO, translated to MKRLIALTLFITAFTHAADPEPGSQYLQAAEAGDKRAQYFLAESWFSFGDLSKAEYWAQKSASNGDADACALLAQIKITNPVSLDYPEAKTLAEKAAQAGSKAGEITLARILVNTQAGKPDYPRAISLLQNASQNLESDVAVDAQMLLGLIYANGVGIPGDDDKATWYFKRSSAISRTGYSEYWAGMMFLNGEEGFIEKNKQKALHWLNLSCTEGFDTGCEEFEKLTNG
- the gltP gene encoding glutamate/aspartate:proton symporter GltP, producing MKSFKFSLAWQILIAMILGILLGSYLHYHSDSREWLIANLLSPAGDIFIHLIKMIVVPIVISTLIVGIAGVGDAKQLGRIGAKTIIYFEVITTIAIILGITLANVFQPGAGIDMSQLATVDISKYQSTTAEVQSHAHGLMGTILSLVPTNIVASMAKGDMLPIIFFSVLFGLGLSSLPATHREPLVTVFRSISETMFKVTHMVMRYAPIGVFALIAVTVANFGFASLWPLAKLVLLVHFAILFFALVVLGIVARLCGLSVWILIRILKDELILAYSTASSESVLPRIIEKMEAYGAPASITSFVVPTGYSFNLDGSTLYQSIAAIFIAQLYGIDLSLWQEIVLVLTLMVTSKGIAGVPGVSFVVLLATLGSVGIPLEGLAFIAGVDRILDMARTALNVVGNALAVLVIAKWEHKFDRKKALAYEREVLGKFDKTAQ
- the nrfG gene encoding heme lyase NrfEFG subunit NrfG, producing the protein MTQPEPLRPLPVKRLAAAALLMAIACFGGYLLTPKWQAARDEQRRLADPLREFSEPQTPQAQLLALQKQIRANPQDSEKWALLGEYYLWRNDYADALLAYRQALRIRGENAELYSALATVLYYQAGQHMTPPAREMIDKALALDASEVTALMLLASDAFMQADYRQAMLLWQKVLDLNSPRVNRRQLIDSINMAKLLQNRSE
- the nrfD gene encoding cytochrome c nitrite reductase subunit NrfD, which encodes MTNASAFHFESLVWDWPIAIYLFLIGISAGLVTLAILLRRFHPEAGGSESTLLRTTLVLGPGAIILGLLILVFHLTRPWTFWKLMFHYSFTSVMSMGVMLFQLYMVVLVLWLAKIFEKELIALQQRWLPRLTLLPKALVLITPFHRLLETLMLVLAVLLGAYTGFLLSALKSYPFLNNPILPALFLFSGISSGAAVALMAMALRLRSNPHSTEAHFVHRMETPVVWLEIFLLAAFFVGLALGDDGKMRALSAALGGGFWSWWFWLGVAGLGLIVPMLLKRWASRSPTYYGVLAVCGASLTGVLLLRFFILYAGQLTVA
- the nrfC gene encoding cytochrome c nitrite reductase Fe-S protein encodes the protein MSCTRRQFITRVGALAAVSGTAGRVVAKTLNINGVRYGMVHDESLCIGCTACMDACREVNQVPEGVSRLTIIRSEPQGSFPDVKYRFFRHSCQHCDRAPCVDVCPTGASYRDAANGIVDVNPDLCVGCQYCIAACPYRVRFIHPVTKTADKCDFCRKTNLKAGKLPACVEACPTKALTFGNLDDPNSDICRLLQQKTTYRYKLALGTRPKVYRVPFKYGEVSQ
- the nrfB gene encoding cytochrome c nitrite reductase pentaheme subunit yields the protein MSVLRSLLTAGVLASGLLWSLSGATATPTPQESERWEVTPQRSPDAACLDCHKPDSEGMHGKHASATNPNNKLPVTCTNCHGQPSPQHREGVKDVMRFNEPMYNVEQQNSVCMSCHLPEQLQKAFWPHDVHVTKVACASCHSLHPKQDTMQTLSDKGRIKICVDCHSDQRNNPDFNPASVPLLKEHP
- the nrfA gene encoding ammonia-forming nitrite reductase cytochrome c552 subunit, coding for MARITQRARRFFSLIVPLFFISAVYAEQTAAPAKTVTVEAKNELFAPQHPDQYLSWKATSEQSTREDALAEDPRLVILWAGYPFSRDYNKPRGHAYAVTDVRETLRTGAPKNAEDGPLPMACWSCKSPDVARLIQKEGEDGYFHGKWARGGPEIVNNLGCADCHNTASADFAKGKPELNLSRPYAARAMEAIGKPFDKASRFDQQSMVCGQCHVEYYFEGKNKAVKFPWDDGMKVENLEKYYDAIAFSDWTNSLSKTPMLKAQHPEYETWSAGIHGKNNVTCIDCHMPKVQNAAGKLYTDHKIGNPFDSFAQTCANCHTQDKAALQNVVAERKKAIGEMKIKVEDQLVHAHFEAKAAWDAGATEAEMKPILQDIRHAQWRWDLAIASHGIHMHAPEEGLRMLGGAMDKAADARTKLARLLATKGITHEIALPDISTKEKAQAAIGLNMQQINAEKQEFIKTVIPQWEDQARKNGLLSQ